In a genomic window of Methylovirgula sp. 4M-Z18:
- a CDS encoding class II 3-deoxy-7-phosphoheptulonate synthase: MGHARWTPDNWRSKPVEQMPAYKNLAELAEVEKQLAGFPPLVFAGEARKLKQALAKVSAGEAFLLQGGDCAETFNEHSADNIRDFFRVFLQMAVVMTFAAASPVVKVGRVAGQFAKPRSSNVERLNGVELPSYRGDIVNDLRFEAAAREPDPQRQLLAYRQSAATLNLIRAFANGGYANLENAHRWMLSFVKDSPQSGRYEELAERITETLGFMRAIGLDPEQHHELRQTDFYTSHEALLLGYEQAMTRIDSTTGDYYATSGHMLWIGDRTRQPDYAHVDYFRGIRNPIGMKCGPSLKGEELIRLIDILNPDNEPGRLTLICRFGADKVGDHLPGLIRAVEKEGRKVVWSCDPMHGNTITAATGFKTRPFDRIMSEIKTFFAVHQAEGTYAGGIHLEMTGKDVTECTGGARAISDADLRDRYHTHVDPRLNAEQAIEVAFLVAELLKAERLSAVRPKSVQAAE, encoded by the coding sequence ATGGGACACGCGCGTTGGACGCCCGATAACTGGCGCTCGAAGCCGGTCGAGCAGATGCCCGCCTATAAGAACCTGGCCGAACTTGCCGAGGTCGAAAAGCAATTGGCCGGTTTCCCGCCCCTCGTCTTTGCCGGCGAGGCGCGCAAGTTGAAGCAGGCGCTCGCCAAGGTCAGCGCGGGCGAGGCCTTTTTGCTGCAGGGCGGCGACTGCGCCGAGACGTTCAACGAGCATTCCGCCGACAATATCCGTGATTTCTTCCGGGTGTTCCTGCAAATGGCGGTGGTCATGACCTTCGCTGCCGCCTCGCCGGTGGTGAAAGTCGGGCGGGTCGCCGGCCAATTCGCCAAGCCGCGCTCGTCCAATGTGGAGCGGCTGAACGGCGTCGAGCTGCCCAGCTACCGCGGCGACATCGTCAACGACCTGAGATTCGAGGCTGCGGCCCGCGAGCCCGACCCGCAACGTCAGCTCTTGGCCTATCGCCAATCGGCGGCGACCCTCAACCTCATCCGCGCCTTCGCCAATGGCGGCTATGCCAATCTGGAGAATGCGCATCGCTGGATGCTCAGCTTCGTCAAGGATAGCCCGCAATCCGGCCGCTATGAGGAGCTTGCCGAGCGCATCACCGAGACGCTCGGGTTCATGCGCGCCATCGGCCTCGATCCGGAGCAGCACCACGAACTGCGCCAGACGGATTTCTACACGTCGCACGAGGCGCTGCTGCTCGGCTATGAGCAGGCGATGACGCGGATCGATTCCACCACCGGCGATTATTACGCGACTTCCGGCCACATGCTGTGGATCGGCGACCGGACCCGCCAGCCCGATTACGCCCATGTCGACTATTTCCGCGGCATCAGGAACCCGATCGGCATGAAATGCGGCCCCTCGCTCAAGGGCGAGGAACTGATCCGCCTGATCGACATCCTGAACCCGGACAACGAGCCTGGCCGGCTCACCCTTATCTGCCGCTTTGGCGCGGACAAGGTGGGGGACCATCTGCCGGGCCTCATCCGCGCCGTGGAGAAGGAGGGGCGCAAGGTGGTCTGGTCGTGCGATCCGATGCACGGCAACACGATCACCGCCGCGACCGGCTTCAAAACGCGGCCATTCGACCGCATCATGTCCGAGATCAAGACCTTCTTTGCGGTGCATCAGGCCGAAGGCACCTATGCGGGCGGCATCCATCTGGAGATGACCGGCAAGGACGTCACCGAATGCACCGGCGGTGCGCGGGCCATTTCGGATGCGGATCTGCGCGACCGTTACCACACCCATGTGGATCCGCGCCTCAATGCCGAACAGGCCATCGAAGTCGCGTTCCTGGTGGCCGAATTGCTGAAGGCCGAACGGCTCAGTGCGGTGCGGCCGAAAAGCGTCCAGGCGGCGGAATAG
- a CDS encoding diacylglycerol kinase, with amino-acid sequence MFARYVAALFNSLNGFIHAFRTEPSVRDEILVLIPAVPLAFWLTGDGWHRIALIGVVMLVIALELLNTCVEKLCDHVTPNLHPQIKVIKDMGSAAAAIVMVLGGALWLLALWERVTG; translated from the coding sequence GTGTTCGCGCGCTATGTGGCCGCGCTGTTCAATTCGCTGAACGGCTTCATCCATGCGTTCCGCACCGAGCCCTCGGTGCGTGATGAAATACTCGTTCTCATCCCCGCCGTGCCGCTCGCCTTCTGGCTGACCGGCGACGGCTGGCACCGCATCGCGCTGATCGGCGTGGTGATGCTGGTGATCGCGCTCGAACTTCTCAACACTTGCGTCGAGAAATTGTGCGATCACGTGACGCCGAACCTGCATCCGCAAATCAAGGTCATCAAGGACATGGGCTCGGCGGCAGCCGCGATCGTGATGGTGCTGGGCGGCGCGCTGTGGCTGTTGGCGCTGTGGGAGCGGGTGACGGGATAG
- a CDS encoding NAD+ synthase, with protein MTQSPPVDRLVIALAQVPCTVGDVSGNADRVRAARKEAAAFGADLVLFSELFLAGYPTEDLVLKPAFQEACRTACEDLARETADGGPAVLLGLPWVEGDALYNACALLNNGRIEAVRFKVDLPNYGVFDEKRIFVPGPMPGPVVFKGVRIGIPICEDIWGPDPVECIHETGGEILLVPNASPYHRDKNGERIQIAAGRVTESHLPLIYLNQLCGQDELVFDGGSFALNPDCSLAVQMPLFRAQVAKTVWERGSKGWHCAEGPKVLVEEGDEADYAACVMGLRDYVQKNGFPGVVMGLSGGVDSALCAAMAVDALGADKVHCIMLPYRFTSKESLKDAADCATALGLRYDIVPIAPAVEAMEAMLKPLFGDRPNDITEENLQSRTRGTLLMSVSNKFGPMVVTTGNKSEMSVGYATLYGDMNGGFNPIKDIYKMEVFRLCHLRNRWKPADALGPDGIVIPENIITKPPTAELRENQRDQDSLPPYEVLDDILECLVEAEMRVSDIVARGHALDVVRKVERLLYLAEYKRRQSAPGVKVTHKNFGRDRRYPIVNKFRDPGLPARAPDKSIAPAKGNGGAERFEE; from the coding sequence ATGACTCAAAGCCCTCCTGTCGATCGCCTCGTCATCGCTCTTGCCCAAGTTCCCTGCACGGTCGGAGATGTCTCCGGCAATGCGGATCGCGTGCGCGCCGCGCGCAAGGAGGCGGCGGCTTTTGGCGCCGATCTGGTGCTGTTTTCCGAATTGTTCCTCGCCGGCTATCCGACCGAGGATCTCGTGCTGAAACCCGCCTTTCAGGAAGCCTGCCGGACCGCCTGCGAGGATCTGGCGCGCGAAACGGCGGACGGCGGGCCGGCGGTGCTCCTTGGCCTGCCCTGGGTCGAGGGGGATGCGCTCTACAATGCCTGCGCCCTGTTGAACAACGGCCGCATCGAGGCGGTGCGCTTCAAGGTCGATCTGCCCAATTACGGCGTATTCGACGAAAAGCGCATTTTCGTTCCCGGCCCGATGCCGGGCCCCGTCGTCTTCAAGGGCGTGCGCATCGGCATTCCGATCTGCGAGGACATTTGGGGGCCTGACCCGGTCGAGTGCATTCACGAGACGGGCGGCGAAATCCTGCTGGTGCCGAACGCCTCGCCCTACCATCGCGACAAGAACGGCGAGCGCATCCAGATCGCCGCTGGACGCGTGACGGAAAGCCACCTGCCGCTGATCTATCTCAACCAGTTGTGCGGCCAGGACGAACTCGTGTTCGACGGCGGCTCCTTCGCCCTCAATCCCGATTGCTCGCTTGCCGTGCAAATGCCACTCTTCCGCGCACAGGTGGCGAAGACCGTGTGGGAGCGCGGGTCGAAGGGGTGGCATTGCGCCGAAGGACCTAAGGTCCTGGTGGAGGAGGGGGACGAAGCCGATTATGCCGCCTGCGTTATGGGCCTGCGCGACTATGTGCAGAAGAACGGCTTTCCCGGCGTGGTGATGGGCCTTTCCGGCGGCGTGGATTCGGCGCTCTGCGCCGCCATGGCGGTGGATGCGCTCGGTGCGGACAAGGTGCATTGCATCATGCTGCCATATCGCTTCACGTCGAAGGAATCCCTCAAGGACGCTGCTGACTGCGCGACGGCGCTTGGGCTGCGCTACGACATCGTTCCGATCGCGCCAGCGGTCGAGGCGATGGAGGCGATGCTGAAGCCGCTCTTCGGCGACCGGCCGAACGATATCACGGAAGAGAATCTGCAAAGCCGCACGCGCGGCACGCTCTTGATGTCGGTGTCGAACAAATTCGGGCCGATGGTGGTGACAACCGGCAACAAGTCGGAAATGTCGGTCGGCTATGCGACGCTTTATGGCGACATGAATGGCGGATTCAATCCGATCAAGGACATCTACAAGATGGAGGTCTTCCGCCTGTGCCATTTGCGCAACCGCTGGAAGCCGGCAGACGCGCTCGGGCCCGACGGCATCGTGATCCCGGAAAACATCATCACCAAGCCGCCGACCGCCGAATTGCGCGAGAACCAGAGGGACCAGGATTCGTTGCCGCCCTACGAGGTGCTGGACGATATTCTCGAATGCCTGGTGGAAGCGGAAATGCGCGTCTCTGACATCGTGGCGCGCGGCCATGCGCTCGACGTGGTCAGGAAAGTCGAGCGGCTTTTGTATCTTGCCGAATACAAGCGCCGGCAATCGGCGCCGGGCGTCAAGGTCACGCACAAGAATTTCGGCCGCGACCGCCGCTACCCGATCGTCAACAAATTCCGCGATCCGGGCCTGCCAGCTCGGGCGCCGGACAAGAGCATCGCGCCGGCGAAGGGCAATGGCGGGGCCGAACGGTTCGAGGAGTAA
- a CDS encoding CreA family protein — protein sequence MRDPGSQATKFLWSSIVSLCRPLIALACLLGSVLAPHLVAAQEPDLIFRKSTVFRLLTPNDKLATYGIDDPVVDGVACHYTVPEKGGVAGTLGVAEQTSDVSLSCRQYGPIKIKEKFDQGDVVYRERRSLIFKKMQIVRGCDAKRNVLVYMVYTDKLVDGSPKNSTSTVPIQPWGQTGEAVKCADWLNK from the coding sequence ATGCGTGACCCAGGGAGCCAAGCCACTAAATTTTTGTGGAGTTCGATTGTGAGCCTATGTCGTCCGCTTATTGCTCTTGCCTGTTTGCTCGGCAGCGTTCTCGCGCCGCATCTTGTCGCCGCCCAGGAACCCGACCTGATCTTCCGCAAATCCACCGTCTTCCGGCTGCTGACCCCGAACGACAAGCTGGCGACCTATGGTATCGACGATCCGGTGGTCGACGGGGTGGCGTGCCATTACACCGTGCCTGAGAAGGGCGGGGTCGCCGGGACGCTCGGGGTGGCCGAGCAAACCTCGGACGTATCGCTCTCCTGCCGGCAATACGGGCCGATCAAGATCAAGGAAAAATTCGACCAGGGCGATGTGGTCTATCGCGAGCGGCGCTCGCTGATCTTCAAGAAAATGCAGATCGTGCGCGGCTGCGATGCCAAGCGCAACGTGCTCGTCTACATGGTCTATACCGACAAACTCGTCGACGGTTCGCCAAAAAATTCCACTTCCACGGTGCCGATCCAGCCTTGGGGGCAGACCGGCGAAGCCGTGAAATGCGCGGATTGGCTGAACAAATAG
- a CDS encoding NINE protein codes for MLDQIGAQDCGGGRVLTANSPVSDQSAIISTPPWMRLVSADAIRISRYNCNKKSLAAAYAVWFFLGCLGGHRLYLQRRASALVMLGLLILSALTVLTDIGLTGFIGFGAIGIWMLVDAFLIPRIVRNFNDNLAAAVAN; via the coding sequence ATGTTGGACCAGATAGGCGCGCAGGACTGCGGCGGCGGACGTGTGCTGACAGCGAATTCTCCTGTCTCTGATCAATCGGCGATCATATCGACTCCGCCATGGATGCGGTTGGTCTCGGCCGATGCGATCCGGATATCGCGCTATAATTGCAATAAGAAATCTTTGGCAGCGGCCTATGCGGTCTGGTTTTTCCTCGGCTGCTTGGGCGGCCATCGGCTTTATCTGCAGCGCAGGGCCTCGGCACTGGTGATGTTGGGCCTGCTGATTCTTTCGGCGTTGACCGTGCTCACCGACATCGGCCTGACTGGCTTTATCGGCTTTGGCGCCATCGGCATCTGGATGCTGGTGGACGCCTTCTTAATTCCGCGGATCGTACGGAATTTTAACGACAATCTTGCCGCCGCCGTCGCGAACTGA
- the cysS gene encoding cysteine--tRNA ligase, translated as MTVLRFYNTLTKSKDDFVPLNPTRVRLYCCGPTVYDYAHIGNARPVIVFDVLFRLLRQLYGEGQVTYVRNITDVDDKINARAARDYPDLPLNEAIRAVTKVTEAQYRADADALGCLRPTVEPRATEHIAEMIAIIERLIATGHAYAAEGHVLFDVPSMQEYGRLSRRSLDDMIAGARVDVAPYKKGEMDFVLWKPSSEQEPGWESPWGRGRPGWHIECSAMSWKHLGEVFDIHAGGIDLVFPHHENEIAQSRCAFGHDVMANVWMHNGFLQVEGEKMSKSLGNFVTINELLRTDVFGGRSWPGTVLRLAMLRTHYRQPIDWTVAALEEAENTLWAWAKLTHKLVPQPQLAPEVVAALGDDLNTHGAIMHLHAMKSDPQRLADNLAALGFEGLSAWVDEVEKTAVDVAWIEEQIAARLAARAAKNWAESDRIRDDLAGKGIALKDNKDGTTSWEVKR; from the coding sequence ATGACGGTATTGCGGTTCTACAACACATTGACCAAGTCGAAGGACGACTTCGTCCCGCTCAATCCGACCCGCGTGCGCCTCTATTGCTGCGGGCCGACCGTCTATGACTATGCCCATATCGGCAACGCCCGGCCGGTCATCGTCTTCGACGTGCTCTTCCGGCTGCTGCGCCAGCTCTACGGCGAGGGCCAGGTCACCTATGTGCGCAACATCACGGACGTCGACGACAAGATTAACGCGCGGGCGGCGCGCGACTATCCCGACCTGCCGCTGAACGAGGCGATCCGCGCCGTCACCAAGGTGACCGAGGCGCAATACCGGGCCGACGCCGACGCGCTCGGCTGCCTGCGCCCCACCGTCGAGCCGCGCGCAACCGAGCATATTGCCGAGATGATCGCGATCATCGAGCGGTTGATTGCGACCGGCCATGCCTATGCGGCCGAGGGCCATGTGCTGTTCGATGTGCCGAGCATGCAGGAGTACGGCCGGCTGTCGCGCCGCTCGCTCGACGACATGATTGCGGGCGCTCGGGTCGATGTCGCGCCCTACAAGAAGGGCGAGATGGACTTCGTGTTGTGGAAACCGTCGAGCGAGCAGGAGCCCGGCTGGGAGTCGCCGTGGGGCCGCGGGCGCCCGGGCTGGCACATCGAATGCTCGGCCATGTCGTGGAAGCATTTGGGCGAAGTGTTCGACATTCACGCGGGCGGTATCGACCTCGTCTTTCCGCACCACGAGAACGAGATCGCCCAGAGCCGCTGCGCCTTCGGCCACGATGTGATGGCCAACGTTTGGATGCATAATGGCTTCCTGCAGGTCGAAGGCGAGAAAATGTCGAAGAGCCTCGGCAATTTCGTGACCATCAACGAGCTGCTGCGCACAGATGTGTTCGGCGGGCGCTCTTGGCCCGGCACGGTGCTGCGCCTCGCCATGCTGCGCACCCATTACCGCCAGCCGATCGATTGGACGGTGGCCGCATTGGAGGAGGCCGAGAACACGCTTTGGGCCTGGGCCAAGCTCACCCACAAACTGGTGCCGCAGCCGCAGCTTGCGCCCGAAGTGGTTGCGGCGCTGGGCGATGATCTCAACACCCATGGCGCGATCATGCACCTGCATGCGATGAAGTCCGACCCGCAGAGGCTCGCCGACAATCTGGCCGCGCTGGGCTTTGAGGGTTTGAGCGCTTGGGTCGACGAGGTCGAAAAAACCGCCGTCGATGTCGCCTGGATCGAGGAGCAGATCGCGGCCCGGCTCGCCGCCCGCGCGGCCAAGAACTGGGCCGAGTCCGACCGCATTCGCGACGACCTCGCCGGCAAGGGCATCGCGCTGAAGGACAACAAGGACGGCACCACGAGCTGGGAGGTGAAGCGGTGA
- a CDS encoding GNAT family N-acetyltransferase has product MTTLRPMLPADGPALAELFRLSIEVLTEEDYDEDQREAWMASADDEAAFGAKLANALTIVAENDGEIAGFASLDQGAITMLYVHPQAARQGVGTVLADALERLGAARGLEAISVDASDTAHDFFKNRGYVPQRRQSLVREDVVLSNTYMIKKLKA; this is encoded by the coding sequence ATGACCACCCTTCGCCCCATGCTGCCGGCCGACGGCCCGGCGCTGGCGGAACTCTTTCGTCTCTCGATCGAAGTGCTCACCGAGGAGGATTACGACGAGGATCAGCGCGAGGCCTGGATGGCGTCGGCCGACGACGAGGCGGCCTTTGGCGCAAAGCTCGCCAACGCGCTCACCATCGTCGCGGAAAACGACGGTGAGATCGCCGGTTTCGCCTCGCTCGATCAGGGCGCGATCACGATGCTCTACGTGCATCCGCAAGCGGCGCGCCAAGGCGTCGGCACGGTGCTCGCGGACGCCCTCGAAAGGCTTGGCGCGGCGCGCGGCCTCGAGGCGATCAGCGTCGATGCGAGCGATACCGCCCATGATTTCTTCAAGAACCGCGGTTACGTGCCGCAGCGGCGCCAGAGCCTGGTGCGCGAGGATGTGGTTCTGTCCAATACCTATATGATCAAGAAGCTGAAAGCGTGA
- the cimA gene encoding citramalate synthase, which yields MPKERLYLYDTTLRDGAQTTGVDFSLADKRQIAALLDGLGVDYVEGGYPGANPLDTEFFAAKPKMKARFAAFGMTKRAGRSVQNDPGVVALLDADADAICYVAKSWDYQVRVALGCTLEENLDGITESVRAAIARGREVMVDCEHFFDGYKANRDYALACVRAGVDAGAQWVVLCDTNGGTLPHEVERIVTDVKAQVPQANLGIHAHNDTGNAVANSLCAVRAGARQIQGTLNGLGERCGNANLVTLIPTLLLKSDFADHFDIGVTHETLTTLTKVSHTLDELLNRAPNRHEPYVGASAFATKAGIHASAVLKDPRTYEHVTPESVGNMRRVLVSDQAGKSNILAELERLGVAVRKDDPRVTRLLDAVKEKEALGYAYEGADASFELLARRILDEVPDFFEVERFSVNVERRHNAFGELVSVSEAIVKVNIDGTVLISAAEGNGPVNALDLALRKDLGKYQKYIDDAELIDFRVRVFQGGSDAVTRVLIEFGDAAGNRWSTVGVSANIIDASFQALTDSIVYKLLKSRA from the coding sequence ATGCCCAAGGAACGCCTTTATCTGTACGACACAACCCTGCGCGACGGCGCGCAGACGACGGGTGTCGATTTCTCGCTCGCCGACAAGCGCCAGATCGCGGCGCTGCTCGATGGGCTCGGGGTCGATTATGTCGAAGGCGGCTATCCGGGCGCCAATCCGCTCGACACGGAGTTTTTCGCGGCGAAGCCGAAAATGAAAGCGCGGTTCGCTGCCTTTGGCATGACGAAACGCGCCGGCCGCTCGGTGCAGAATGACCCTGGCGTCGTGGCACTTCTCGACGCGGATGCCGATGCGATCTGTTACGTGGCGAAGAGCTGGGACTACCAGGTACGTGTGGCGCTCGGCTGCACGCTCGAAGAGAATCTCGACGGCATCACCGAATCGGTGCGCGCCGCAATCGCGCGAGGCCGTGAAGTGATGGTCGATTGCGAACATTTCTTCGACGGCTACAAGGCCAATCGCGATTACGCGCTCGCCTGCGTGCGCGCGGGGGTTGACGCTGGCGCGCAATGGGTTGTGCTGTGCGACACCAATGGCGGCACGCTGCCGCACGAGGTCGAGCGCATCGTCACGGACGTCAAGGCGCAGGTGCCGCAGGCCAATTTGGGCATTCATGCGCATAACGACACGGGCAATGCAGTCGCCAATTCGCTTTGCGCGGTGCGCGCCGGCGCGCGGCAGATCCAGGGGACACTGAACGGGCTTGGCGAGCGCTGCGGCAACGCCAATCTCGTGACCTTGATCCCGACCTTGTTGCTCAAAAGCGATTTTGCCGACCATTTCGACATCGGCGTGACACATGAGACACTGACGACGCTCACCAAGGTTAGCCACACGCTCGACGAACTGCTCAACCGCGCGCCCAACCGGCATGAGCCTTATGTCGGCGCGTCGGCCTTCGCCACCAAGGCGGGTATTCACGCCTCCGCCGTGTTGAAGGATCCGCGCACTTACGAGCATGTGACGCCGGAATCGGTCGGCAACATGCGGCGCGTGCTCGTGTCCGACCAGGCCGGCAAATCGAATATCCTCGCCGAGCTCGAACGGCTCGGCGTCGCGGTGCGCAAGGACGATCCGCGCGTCACGCGTCTGCTCGATGCGGTGAAGGAGAAGGAAGCGCTTGGCTACGCGTATGAAGGCGCGGATGCGTCGTTCGAGTTGCTGGCGCGGCGCATCCTGGACGAAGTGCCGGATTTCTTCGAGGTCGAGCGCTTCAGCGTGAATGTCGAGCGTCGCCACAATGCGTTCGGCGAGTTGGTCAGCGTGTCGGAAGCGATCGTGAAGGTGAATATCGACGGCACGGTGCTGATCTCGGCCGCGGAAGGCAATGGTCCGGTGAACGCGCTCGATCTCGCGTTGCGCAAGGATCTGGGCAAATACCAGAAATATATCGATGACGCGGAACTCATCGATTTCCGCGTCCGCGTATTTCAGGGCGGCAGCGACGCGGTGACGCGCGTGCTGATCGAATTTGGCGATGCTGCCGGCAACCGCTGGTCGACGGTGGGCGTGTCGGCGAACATTATCGACGCGTCGTTCCAGGCGCTGACCGATTCGATCGTTTATAAATTGCTGAAGTCGCGCGCCTGA
- a CDS encoding LOG family protein yields MTIRNICVYCGSSGGHDPVFVKTAETLGRMMAAAGIGLVYGGGNLGLMGTVARTVLAQGGHVIGIIPDFLRTRENMIEGAQELVIVPDMHTRKMMMFERADAFIALPGGIGTLEELVEQLTWVQLNQHDKPVLIADVRGFWKPLLGLLAHMREEGFIRSGFEVKYLVSEKIEDAIPMIEAAAARNALKDKPHLELTHPV; encoded by the coding sequence ATGACGATTCGAAACATTTGCGTTTATTGCGGCTCGTCGGGCGGGCACGATCCGGTCTTCGTCAAGACCGCGGAAACGCTCGGCCGCATGATGGCGGCAGCAGGCATCGGCCTCGTCTACGGCGGCGGTAATCTCGGCCTCATGGGCACCGTCGCCCGCACCGTCCTGGCCCAAGGCGGCCATGTCATCGGCATCATTCCCGACTTTCTGCGCACCCGCGAAAACATGATCGAAGGCGCGCAGGAGCTGGTGATCGTTCCGGACATGCACACACGCAAGATGATGATGTTCGAGCGGGCCGACGCGTTCATCGCGCTGCCCGGCGGCATCGGCACCTTGGAAGAGCTTGTCGAGCAGCTCACCTGGGTCCAGCTCAATCAGCACGACAAGCCCGTCCTGATCGCCGACGTGCGCGGTTTCTGGAAACCGCTCCTCGGCCTGCTCGCCCATATGCGCGAGGAAGGCTTCATCCGCTCCGGCTTTGAGGTGAAGTATCTGGTGTCGGAGAAGATCGAAGACGCGATTCCGATGATCGAGGCCGCCGCGGCGCGCAATGCGCTCAAGGACAAGCCGCATCTAGAACTGACGCATCCCGTTTGA
- a CDS encoding LysM peptidoglycan-binding domain-containing protein — MKAYPAPVLWSAIAAVVVTGGLAAIGWQNYQEASVLKSAAVAALERKAQSAAPVPAVTPGETGPPAPVVAEKLPGAQTKPAASPAVPAAQAASPDLPHFDVVRVEPDGSAVVAGQALADTDVILLDGPDEVDRGKADDNGQFAFVPKNLSPGAHLLTLRMVSKDAKPVDSKQNVTVSVPEPQKKDVIVALAQPGEATKILSDSHKPVAGSDTVAIRSVEAEQKGSFYASGSARPGARVWIYLNDTFVAAVTAGSDGLWSLKIGRGVTPGRYDVRADAVADDGKVLSRAGVTFQMGEAGVATTAAPTPGVNAAPAHPDAATPTAGIPPASATGAAATPPANVVLPEISTAAVKRGDSLWRISRKVYGAGLRYTQIYEANTNQIRNPNLIFPGQIFVLPKDGKGQGI, encoded by the coding sequence ATGAAGGCTTATCCGGCTCCGGTTTTATGGTCTGCGATCGCTGCGGTCGTGGTCACCGGAGGACTCGCGGCTATTGGCTGGCAAAACTATCAGGAGGCGAGCGTCCTGAAGTCGGCTGCGGTTGCAGCGTTGGAGCGAAAGGCCCAGTCCGCTGCGCCGGTACCGGCCGTCACGCCGGGCGAGACCGGGCCGCCTGCTCCCGTCGTTGCCGAGAAACTGCCTGGGGCGCAAACGAAACCGGCTGCGTCGCCCGCCGTTCCGGCCGCTCAAGCCGCATCGCCGGATCTGCCGCATTTCGACGTGGTGCGGGTTGAGCCCGACGGTTCGGCCGTGGTCGCCGGCCAGGCGCTTGCCGACACCGACGTCATCTTGTTGGACGGGCCCGACGAGGTCGATCGCGGCAAGGCCGACGACAATGGGCAATTCGCCTTCGTGCCGAAAAACCTCAGCCCCGGCGCTCACCTTCTGACCTTGCGGATGGTATCGAAAGACGCGAAGCCCGTCGATTCGAAACAGAATGTCACGGTCTCCGTACCGGAGCCGCAGAAGAAGGATGTGATCGTCGCGCTGGCGCAGCCCGGTGAGGCGACCAAGATCCTCTCCGATTCGCACAAACCCGTTGCCGGCAGCGACACGGTGGCGATCCGCTCCGTCGAGGCAGAGCAGAAGGGTAGCTTCTATGCGTCGGGCAGCGCGCGCCCTGGCGCCAGAGTCTGGATCTATTTGAACGACACATTCGTCGCGGCGGTGACGGCGGGTTCCGACGGGCTCTGGTCGTTGAAGATCGGCCGCGGCGTGACGCCGGGGCGCTATGACGTGCGCGCCGATGCGGTGGCCGACGACGGCAAAGTCCTGTCGCGCGCGGGGGTGACTTTCCAGATGGGGGAGGCCGGAGTCGCCACAACCGCTGCGCCGACACCTGGGGTGAACGCGGCGCCCGCCCATCCGGACGCAGCGACGCCGACCGCCGGCATTCCGCCTGCTTCGGCAACCGGGGCGGCTGCCACGCCGCCTGCCAATGTCGTGCTGCCCGAAATCTCGACCGCCGCGGTGAAGCGCGGCGATTCGCTGTGGCGGATCAGCCGGAAAGTCTATGGCGCGGGCCTGCGCTACACGCAGATCTACGAGGCCAATACCAACCAGATCCGCAATCCGAACCTGATTTTCCCGGGGCAAATTTTCGTTTTGCCGAAGGATGGGAAAGGGCAGGGGATTTGA